A DNA window from Arachis hypogaea cultivar Tifrunner chromosome 18, arahy.Tifrunner.gnm2.J5K5, whole genome shotgun sequence contains the following coding sequences:
- the LOC112769398 gene encoding F-box/kelch-repeat protein At3g23880: protein MRRGPIPDDDDDAVPRKGKVVTTTGGWPELLRCVTTKPPPILLDELIAEILLRIPARSLLRLRNSVCSSWRTLISSSQFAKDHLRRSMAVDPALTHPLIAYFARACRYPKIGVFSVRSVMENPPQEPTKVVSYEGRRYRIIIGSCNGLLCLHDEERGEDGFIISHRAMLWNPCTGFTSQPLEIAGVLSICGFGYDHVNDKYKLLAVVRKKSGEPVTTRMFTFGPNSTWRTIQDFPHNYFDFHSGEYLERLAGLYLSGTGTLNWLLYSYSSFVKVISLDLVKETYSQFSLPSRDSHDNLLMEPKLGILRDCLAVCYETKKTHWTVWFMKDYGVPQSWTKLTTIPHHPLLVHSPSCVALQPIYMLKDVLLAVALSGKFVLCNLKDGSIDLPNINSSSDGMPRLLPLTQHACTRVFQLYHESLVSPSHFGLPSCSSEMRLIKPSL, encoded by the coding sequence ATGAGGAGGGGTCCGattcctgatgatgatgatgatgctgttcCGAGGAAGGGGAAGGTTGTCACAACCACCGGGGGGTGGCCGGAACTGCTCCGCTGTGTCACGACAAAACCACCACCTATCCTTCTGGACGAGCTCATAGCGGAAATCCTGCTGAGGATACCGGCGAGGTCTCTCCTTCGATTAAGGAACAGCGTCTGCAGTTCATGGAGAACCCTAATTTCCAGTTCCCAATTTGCCAAGGACCACCTTCGACGTTCAATGGCGGTGGATCCAGCCTTGACCCACCCACTTATTGCCTATTTTGCCCGAGCCTGCCGATACCCCAAAATCGGAGTGTTCTCCGTACGATCTGTGATGGAGAACCCTCCCCAGGAACCCACTAAAGTAGTTTCCTATGAGGGACGACGCTACCGCATCATCATTGGCTCTTGCAATGGATTGCTGTGCTTGCACGATGAAGAGCGCGGCGAGGATGGATTCATAATAAGCCATCGTGCCATGCTGTGGAACCCCTGCACCGGATTCACTTCTCAGCCGCTTGAAATTGCAGGTGTCCTCTCCATTTGCGGATTCGGTTATGATCATGTCAATGACAAGTATAAGCTCTTGGCTGTTGTGAGAAAGAAATCAGGCGAACCCGTCACCACCAGAATGTTTACATTCGGCCCAAATTCTACCTGGAGAACAATCCAGGATTTCCCCCATAATTATTTTGACTTTCATTCCGGGGAATATCTGGAGCGTCTTGCAGGGCTTTATTTAAGTGGCACTGGCACTCTTAATTGGCTTCTTTACAGCTATAGTAGTTTTGTGAAGGTTATTTCCCTTGACTTGGTCAAAGAGACTTATAGTCAGTTTTCCCTTCCCAGCAGGGATTCACATGATAATCTCTTGATGGAACCCAAATTGGGTATCTTGAGGGATTGTCTTGCTGTTTGTTATGAGACTAAGAAAACTCATTGGACTGTCTGGTTCATGAAGGACTATGGAGTTCCTCAGTCTTGGACTAAATTGACCACAATCCCCCACCACCCGCTACTCGTTCATAGTCCCTCATGCGTTGCATTACAGCCTATATACATGTTGAAAGATGTTCTCCTTGCAGTTGCTCTGAGTGGCAAGTTTGTTTTATGTAACTTAAAAGATGGCAGCATAGATCTTCCTAATATTAACAGCTCCAGTGATGGCATGCCCAGACTTCTTCCTTTAACTCAGCACGCATGTACAAGGGTCTTTCAACTCTATCATGAAAGCTTAGTTTCACCCTCGCACTTTGGTCTTCCAAGTTGCTCATCTGAGATGCGGTTAATTAAGCCAAGCCTATAA